The genomic segment AGTAGAAGCACGAAAGACATTTGCAATTATTTCCCATCCGGATGCGGGTAAAACAACAATCACTGAACAGCTACTGTTATTTGGTGGAGCAATTCGTCAAGCAGGAACTGTAAAAGGGAAAAAATCGGGTAAGTTTGCGAAATCCGATTGGATGGAAATTGAAAAACAACGTGGAATTTCTGTTACCAGTTCTGTGATGCAATTTGATTATAAAGGGAAAAGAATCAACATCTTAGATACACCAGGACATGAGGATTTTTCTGAAGATACGTACCGTACATTGATGGCGGTTGATAGTGCAGTAATGGTTATTGACAGCGCAAAAGGTATCGAGCCGCAAACGAAAAAATTATTTAAGGTTTGTCGCATGCGTGGGATTCCTATTTTCACGTTTATTAATAAATTAGATCGCGATGGAAGAGAACCGCTTGATTTGTTAGAAGAACTTGAAGAAGTTTTAGAAATTGATTCTTATCCAATGAATTGGCCTATAGGTATGGGTAAAGGTCTACTTGGCCTTTACGATAATTACAATAAAACAATTGAGATCCATCGCCCAGAAGTGAATGGCTTAAACGGACAAAAAGTTATACCATTGAATGAAGCTGGTGAAATTGAAGGAGACCATCCTATCAAACAATCTAGTCTATACACGCAAGCTTTAGATGACGTTGAGTTGCTTAATGAAGCGGGTAATGAATTTTCAGAAGAAAAAATCGCTTCTGGAGAGTTGACACCAGTATTTTTTGGCTCTGCTTTAACGAACTTCGGAGTAGAAACATTTTTGAATACGTTTATTAACTTTGCTCCAAGTCCAACAGCTCACATGACAACGGATAACAAAAAAGTAGAACCAACTGCTGATGAATTTTCTGGATTTATCTTTAAAATTCAAGCGAATATGAATCCAGCTCATCGTGATCGCATTGCTTTTGTACGTATTTGTTCAGGTGTATTTGACCGTGGAATTGACGTTACGTTAGCGAGAACAAATAAAAAAATCAAATTATCTAATTCAACTCAGTTTATGGCTGAGACCCGTGAAGTCGTCCAACATGCTGTAGCCGGAGATATTATTGGACTTTATGATACAGGTAATTTTCAAATAGGAGATACCATTTTTGAAGGAAAGTTAAACGTGGAATACGAAAAGCTTCCTCAATTTACGCCTGAAATGTTTATGAAAGTACAAGCGAAAAATGTAATGAAACAAAAATCATTCCATAAGGGCGTACAGCAACTTGTTCAAGAAGGCGCTATACAATTGTACAAAACTTTTCACACAGAAGATTACATTGTTGGTGCTGTTGGGCAATTGCAATTTGAGGTTTTTCAATACCGTATGTTAAATGAATACA from the Carnobacterium inhibens subsp. inhibens DSM 13024 genome contains:
- a CDS encoding peptide chain release factor 3, whose amino-acid sequence is MDHYLEEEVEARKTFAIISHPDAGKTTITEQLLLFGGAIRQAGTVKGKKSGKFAKSDWMEIEKQRGISVTSSVMQFDYKGKRINILDTPGHEDFSEDTYRTLMAVDSAVMVIDSAKGIEPQTKKLFKVCRMRGIPIFTFINKLDRDGREPLDLLEELEEVLEIDSYPMNWPIGMGKGLLGLYDNYNKTIEIHRPEVNGLNGQKVIPLNEAGEIEGDHPIKQSSLYTQALDDVELLNEAGNEFSEEKIASGELTPVFFGSALTNFGVETFLNTFINFAPSPTAHMTTDNKKVEPTADEFSGFIFKIQANMNPAHRDRIAFVRICSGVFDRGIDVTLARTNKKIKLSNSTQFMAETREVVQHAVAGDIIGLYDTGNFQIGDTIFEGKLNVEYEKLPQFTPEMFMKVQAKNVMKQKSFHKGVQQLVQEGAIQLYKTFHTEDYIVGAVGQLQFEVFQYRMLNEYNSEIIMTPMGSKIARWIKSEDLDENMSSSRNLLVRDRFDNPLFLFENQFAMRWFADKYPNVELTSLL